One region of Bosea sp. 29B genomic DNA includes:
- a CDS encoding FadR/GntR family transcriptional regulator: protein MSEIAALQPDKQRLTEAVTQFVIDRVAERVYRPGDQLPSESELAKRLNVSKPVVREALGRLSALGIVQIQQGKPTTIKGLSVAPLDQFLRLAVRVTDNGLREAVELRRAIEVEVAALAAERATPLQLEPVEVALEKMRANIDGDFERWLQGDLAFHVALARCSGNALLEHLVSALVDTIKFTQRALGMQRDLRDPTATVARHQAIVDAIKARDPAAARIAMTTHFAVSDAVIAEIARDHRRLDRY, encoded by the coding sequence ATGAGTGAGATCGCCGCCCTTCAACCTGACAAGCAGCGCCTGACCGAGGCGGTGACGCAGTTCGTCATCGACCGCGTCGCCGAGCGCGTCTATCGCCCGGGCGACCAGTTGCCGTCGGAATCCGAACTCGCCAAGCGGCTCAACGTCTCGAAGCCGGTGGTGCGCGAGGCGCTCGGGCGCCTCTCGGCGCTCGGCATCGTCCAGATCCAGCAGGGCAAGCCGACCACGATCAAGGGGCTTTCGGTCGCGCCGCTCGACCAGTTCCTGCGCCTGGCCGTGCGTGTCACCGACAATGGCCTGCGCGAAGCAGTCGAGCTCAGGCGCGCCATCGAGGTCGAGGTCGCGGCGCTTGCCGCCGAGCGCGCGACGCCGCTCCAGCTCGAACCGGTCGAGGTCGCGCTGGAGAAGATGCGCGCCAATATCGACGGCGATTTCGAGCGCTGGCTGCAGGGCGACCTCGCCTTCCATGTCGCGCTGGCGCGCTGCTCCGGCAACGCGCTGCTGGAGCATCTGGTCAGCGCGCTCGTCGACACCATCAAGTTCACCCAGCGCGCGCTCGGCATGCAGCGCGACCTGCGCGATCCCACCGCGACGGTCGCCCGTCATCAGGCCATCGTCGATGCGATCAAGGCCCGCGACCCCGCCGCGGCGCGCATCGCCATGACCACCCATTTCGCGGTGTCCGACGCCGTCATCGCCGAGATCGCCCGCGATCACCGCCGGCTCGATCGCTACTGA
- a CDS encoding 2-hydroxyacid dehydrogenase: MQPVTILVLSAGVPAATVAALAERFDVLGPGSPDEIEALVSAHGARIRGIATTGKARLDRALLARLPALDLVACYSAGLDKIDTDALAERGIPLTNSSAALADEVADLAIALMIMARRRLVAAEAHVRSGAWAEAAFPLGRSLTGLRIGLLGLGHIGSAIAHRAKAMGMQPRHCTRRPVAGCAYPHHADARALAADSDVFVIACPGGPANRGLVDRNVIAALGSDATLVNIARGEVVDEPALIDALASGRLGSAGLDVFADEPNVPLALRQLDNVVLAPHLGSATIETRHAMGESVVRSLERLLKPG; encoded by the coding sequence ATGCAGCCCGTCACGATCCTTGTTCTTTCGGCCGGGGTACCCGCGGCGACGGTCGCGGCGCTGGCGGAGCGCTTCGACGTGCTCGGGCCCGGGAGCCCCGACGAGATCGAGGCACTCGTTTCCGCGCACGGCGCCCGGATCCGCGGCATCGCCACGACGGGCAAGGCGCGGCTGGATCGCGCTTTGCTCGCCAGACTGCCGGCGCTTGATCTCGTCGCCTGCTACAGCGCCGGGCTGGACAAGATCGACACGGATGCTCTCGCCGAGCGCGGCATTCCTCTCACCAACAGCTCGGCCGCGCTTGCCGACGAGGTCGCCGATCTCGCGATCGCGCTGATGATCATGGCGCGCCGCCGGCTGGTTGCGGCAGAGGCCCATGTCCGCAGCGGTGCCTGGGCCGAAGCTGCCTTTCCGCTCGGGCGCTCGCTGACGGGACTGCGCATCGGCCTGCTCGGCCTTGGCCATATCGGCAGCGCCATCGCCCACCGCGCCAAGGCGATGGGCATGCAGCCGCGCCACTGTACACGCCGGCCTGTCGCCGGTTGTGCCTATCCCCACCATGCCGATGCGCGGGCGCTCGCCGCCGACAGCGACGTCTTCGTCATCGCCTGCCCGGGCGGGCCGGCCAATCGCGGACTGGTCGACCGCAACGTCATCGCGGCCCTGGGCTCCGACGCGACGCTGGTCAACATCGCGCGCGGCGAGGTCGTCGACGAGCCGGCTCTCATCGACGCGCTGGCGTCGGGACGGCTTGGCAGTGCCGGGCTCGACGTGTTCGCCGACGAGCCGAATGTCCCGCTGGCCTTGCGGCAGCTGGATAATGTCGTGCTGGCCCCGCATCTCGGCAGCGCGACCATCGAGACCCGGCATGCCATGGGCGAGAGCGTCGTCCGATCTCTGGAGCGGCTGCTGAAACCGGGGTGA
- a CDS encoding enolase C-terminal domain-like protein: MKIVDMRVRCVAIPLNAQLRHNTGVHPGYFLRTILELVTDEGLVGLGEVGGGDQRGALMKLKPRIIGMDPFHLELIKLKTLRAIYYLSNARLYAAIEMACLDIQGKALGRPLCDLIGGPVRDRIPMIAYLFWRYDRPGGGHDEHPQDMADLCQELHETLGVKAMKLKAGVLSPETEASAVEACRERMGPDFGLRIDPNGVWSVPTAIRIGQRLEAVGMEYFEDPAWGLEGNAAVRKAVRIPIATNMSPAKFDDLGPAIRLGAVDIVLTDIHYWEGPRGVKDLAAICRTFALGVAMHSGAEFGIELAAMLHTAATIPEMSFAGDAHYHYLTDDIIEGGLMPYEDGAIRVPTGPGIGVSLDEDKMRHYGALYDEKGDYYARFHQDPYRPDWHPVVGGL, translated from the coding sequence ATGAAGATCGTCGACATGAGGGTGCGCTGCGTGGCGATCCCGCTCAATGCGCAGCTTCGCCACAACACCGGGGTCCATCCCGGCTATTTCCTGCGCACTATCCTCGAACTGGTCACGGACGAGGGCCTCGTCGGCCTGGGCGAGGTCGGCGGCGGCGACCAGCGCGGCGCACTGATGAAGCTGAAGCCGCGTATCATCGGCATGGACCCGTTCCATCTCGAATTGATCAAGCTCAAGACGCTGCGAGCGATCTATTATCTCTCCAATGCCCGGCTCTATGCCGCGATCGAGATGGCCTGCCTCGACATCCAGGGCAAGGCGCTCGGCCGCCCGCTCTGCGACCTGATCGGCGGGCCGGTACGCGACCGCATCCCGATGATCGCCTATCTGTTCTGGCGCTATGACCGGCCGGGCGGCGGCCATGACGAGCATCCGCAGGACATGGCCGATCTCTGCCAGGAGCTGCACGAGACGCTCGGCGTCAAGGCGATGAAGCTCAAGGCGGGCGTGCTCTCGCCCGAGACCGAGGCGTCGGCGGTCGAGGCCTGCCGCGAGCGCATGGGGCCGGACTTCGGCCTGCGCATCGATCCCAACGGCGTCTGGTCGGTGCCGACGGCGATCCGCATCGGCCAGCGGCTGGAAGCCGTCGGCATGGAGTATTTCGAGGATCCGGCCTGGGGGCTCGAAGGCAATGCCGCGGTCCGCAAGGCGGTGCGCATTCCGATCGCCACCAACATGTCCCCCGCCAAGTTCGACGATCTCGGTCCTGCCATCCGCCTCGGAGCGGTCGACATCGTCCTGACCGACATCCACTACTGGGAGGGTCCACGCGGCGTAAAGGATCTCGCCGCGATCTGCCGGACCTTCGCGCTCGGCGTCGCCATGCATTCCGGCGCCGAATTCGGCATCGAGCTCGCCGCCATGCTGCACACCGCCGCGACCATCCCCGAGATGAGCTTCGCCGGCGACGCGCACTACCATTACCTGACCGACGACATCATCGAGGGCGGGCTGATGCCCTATGAGGACGGCGCCATCCGCGTGCCAACCGGGCCCGGCATCGGCGTTTCGCTCGACGAGGACAAGATGCGCCATTACGGCGCCCTCTACGATGAGAAGGGCGACTACTACGCCCGCTTCCACCAGGACCCCTACCGCCCGGACTGGCATCCGGTCGTCGGCGGACTTTGA
- a CDS encoding FAD-dependent oxidoreductase, with product MMELPIAIIGAGPVGLAAAANLVARGLPVRVYEAGAAAGASISDWGHVRLFSPWAYNVDPAARSLLEKAGWQTPDEAAYPTGSDLVSAYLAPLSQTPELAPVIEYSARVKAIGRRGVDKVVSRDRELRPFQLTIVDRAGRVRRELARAVIDASGTWTSPNPLGAGGVAAEGEEASASRIAYNIPDVLGRDRATHAGRTTVVVGAGHSAANVLLDLAELATTEPATRAIWLTRSTNLSRVYGGGANDQLAARGDLGERLRQLVEAGSIELVTSFAATAVREVNGQLALDGETPDGLRTVSAVDRIVVCTGQRPDLSLTRELRIELDPWLESARALGPMIDPNLHSCGSVPPHGHRELSHLEPGFYTVGIKSYGRAPTFLMLTGYEQVRSVVAAIAGDLVAADDVQLVLPETGVCTAAPASTGGCCGGPAPSSVDACCADDASAKAQGKAGCGCGSTSKTNATAHAQ from the coding sequence ATGATGGAGCTACCGATCGCTATCATCGGCGCTGGGCCCGTCGGCCTCGCCGCCGCCGCCAATCTTGTTGCGCGCGGCCTTCCTGTGAGGGTCTACGAAGCTGGCGCTGCAGCCGGCGCAAGCATCAGCGATTGGGGCCATGTTCGGCTGTTCTCGCCCTGGGCTTACAACGTTGATCCGGCAGCCCGATCGTTGCTGGAAAAGGCGGGATGGCAGACGCCGGATGAGGCGGCCTATCCAACCGGCAGCGACCTCGTCAGCGCCTATCTTGCTCCGCTCTCGCAAACGCCTGAGCTCGCGCCGGTCATCGAGTATAGCGCTCGCGTCAAGGCGATCGGTCGGCGCGGCGTCGACAAGGTCGTCAGCCGCGACCGCGAGCTGCGCCCGTTCCAGCTGACGATCGTCGACCGTGCCGGCCGTGTCCGCCGCGAGCTCGCGCGGGCGGTGATCGACGCCTCGGGAACATGGACGTCGCCGAACCCGCTCGGGGCGGGTGGCGTGGCCGCCGAAGGCGAGGAAGCCTCTGCCAGCCGGATCGCCTACAACATTCCCGACGTCCTCGGCCGTGACCGCGCGACCCATGCCGGGCGGACCACGGTCGTCGTCGGCGCCGGCCACTCTGCAGCGAATGTGCTGCTCGACCTGGCCGAGCTCGCCACCACCGAACCCGCCACCAGGGCGATCTGGCTGACGCGCAGCACCAACCTGTCCCGTGTCTATGGCGGCGGCGCCAACGACCAGCTCGCGGCTCGCGGCGATCTCGGCGAGAGGCTGCGGCAGCTCGTCGAAGCGGGCAGCATCGAGCTCGTCACCAGCTTTGCGGCCACTGCGGTGCGTGAGGTGAATGGCCAGCTCGCACTTGACGGCGAAACGCCTGACGGTCTTCGCACGGTTTCCGCCGTCGATCGGATCGTCGTCTGCACGGGCCAGCGTCCTGACCTCTCCTTGACCCGCGAATTGCGCATCGAGCTTGATCCTTGGCTGGAGAGCGCCAGGGCACTCGGGCCGATGATCGATCCTAATCTGCATTCCTGCGGCTCGGTGCCTCCGCACGGACACCGCGAGCTGTCTCATCTCGAACCCGGTTTCTACACGGTCGGTATCAAGAGCTATGGCCGCGCGCCGACCTTCCTGATGCTGACGGGCTATGAGCAGGTCCGTTCGGTGGTTGCCGCAATCGCTGGCGACTTGGTTGCGGCAGACGATGTCCAGCTCGTCCTGCCCGAAACGGGCGTCTGCACGGCCGCACCTGCAAGTACGGGTGGATGCTGTGGCGGTCCGGCTCCGAGCAGCGTAGACGCCTGCTGCGCCGACGATGCATCGGCCAAGGCACAGGGCAAGGCTGGCTGCGGCTGCGGCAGCACGTCTAAGACCAACGCGACCGCTCACGCCCAATGA
- a CDS encoding ABC transporter permease yields the protein MLPYLAKKLAQMLPVAFFVTIIVFALTNLLPGDPTVTILGEQASPEQRAAVRVEYGLDQPAPVRYVTWLARVAQGDFGRSLRTREDVGEMLAARIPVTLELGFLSILIAVAIGMPAGILAARFRGSLIDVAASLIAMSSVAVPYFWMGVLLIMLFSLKLGWLPPSGHIRFLDDPGGNLRLMVMPALTIGTAFAALVMRQTRASMLQVLSMDYIRTARAKGLSERLVLIRHALRNALIPIVTVIGLQIGALLGGAVVTETVFALPGLGRMLVDGIFQRDFPVIQGAILFIVIAVFAVNLLTDLLYRAFDPRVKA from the coding sequence GTGCTGCCCTATCTGGCCAAGAAGCTCGCGCAGATGCTGCCGGTGGCCTTTTTCGTCACGATTATCGTCTTCGCGCTCACCAACCTGCTGCCGGGCGACCCGACCGTCACCATCCTCGGCGAGCAGGCGAGCCCAGAGCAGCGCGCCGCAGTGCGCGTCGAGTATGGCCTCGATCAGCCGGCCCCGGTCCGCTACGTCACCTGGCTCGCCCGCGTCGCGCAGGGCGATTTCGGCCGCTCGCTGCGCACGCGTGAGGATGTCGGCGAGATGCTGGCGGCGCGCATCCCGGTGACGCTCGAACTCGGCTTCCTCTCGATCCTAATCGCAGTCGCGATCGGCATGCCGGCCGGCATCCTGGCAGCACGCTTCCGCGGCAGCCTGATCGACGTCGCGGCGAGCCTCATCGCCATGTCTTCGGTCGCAGTGCCCTATTTCTGGATGGGCGTGCTGCTGATCATGCTGTTCTCGCTCAAGCTCGGCTGGCTGCCGCCCTCCGGCCACATCCGCTTCCTCGACGATCCCGGCGGCAACCTCAGGCTGATGGTGATGCCGGCGCTGACGATCGGCACCGCCTTCGCCGCGCTGGTCATGCGCCAGACCCGCGCCTCGATGCTGCAGGTGCTGTCGATGGACTATATCCGCACCGCCAGGGCAAAGGGGCTGAGCGAGCGCCTCGTCCTGATCCGGCACGCGCTGCGCAACGCGCTGATCCCGATCGTCACCGTCATCGGCCTGCAGATCGGCGCCCTGCTCGGCGGCGCGGTGGTGACGGAGACGGTGTTCGCGCTGCCCGGCCTCGGCCGCATGCTGGTCGACGGCATCTTCCAGCGCGACTTTCCGGTCATCCAGGGCGCGATCCTGTTCATCGTCATCGCGGTCTTCGCCGTGAACCTCCTGACCGACCTGCTCTACCGGGCCTTCGACCCGCGCGTGAAGGCGTGA
- a CDS encoding ABC transporter substrate-binding protein — protein sequence MALISRRGLLLGASGAGLIAGLPGLAFAQGGPVRGGTIVASMDLQPKSLDPIMGDAPTSDRYALIQMFEGLLKFDVQGNLQPSLATSWQWSEDKKSVIFKLREGVVFHDGEPFDAEAVVFNISRVVAPNSTAPRSPDLADIAGAEVAGPMAVKINLKQPSGAALASLAVEAGMMCSPAALKKLGQDFGRQPVGTGPYKFAEWVGGSQIRFIRNERYWRDGADGKKLPYADAVTLRIIPTTAVKMVEVKSGGVHLVDGVTPRDFEEVEKNPALTLVAVPPGIAQWLTFNVSKGVFANPHLRAAVNHGIDRNVLMKGITRGFGAVTPTWVPPSDWSYDASVPQPKLDPAKVQALLKEGGQPNGFTCKLSIIQRDPDTQVAQIVQAQLKPFKINMEIEILERQAWVPKVLGLQHELAMGRVNVPRADPDHVFGPFFGRTAAQNWSGIKDEEVFRLVDQGREETEQAKRKAIYKELQTALNKNDYYSWLFFREARHVARKELQNIVLDSGGAWQLAEAWIAKA from the coding sequence ATGGCCCTGATTTCACGTCGCGGTCTCTTGCTCGGCGCGTCCGGCGCGGGTCTCATCGCCGGGCTGCCGGGCCTTGCCTTCGCGCAAGGGGGGCCGGTGCGTGGCGGTACCATCGTCGCCTCGATGGACCTGCAGCCGAAGAGCCTCGACCCGATCATGGGCGATGCGCCGACCTCGGATCGCTACGCCCTGATCCAGATGTTCGAAGGGCTGCTGAAGTTCGACGTGCAGGGCAATCTCCAGCCTTCGCTGGCGACGAGCTGGCAATGGTCGGAGGACAAGAAATCCGTCATCTTCAAGCTGCGCGAGGGCGTCGTCTTCCATGATGGCGAACCCTTCGATGCCGAGGCGGTGGTCTTCAACATTTCACGCGTCGTGGCGCCGAACTCGACCGCGCCGCGCAGCCCCGATCTCGCCGATATCGCCGGCGCCGAGGTGGCCGGGCCGATGGCGGTCAAGATCAACCTGAAGCAGCCCTCCGGCGCGGCTCTGGCCTCGCTCGCCGTGGAAGCCGGGATGATGTGCTCGCCGGCGGCGCTGAAGAAGCTCGGCCAGGATTTCGGCCGCCAGCCGGTGGGGACCGGGCCCTACAAATTCGCGGAATGGGTCGGCGGCAGCCAGATCCGCTTCATCCGCAACGAGCGCTATTGGCGTGATGGCGCCGACGGCAAGAAGCTGCCCTATGCTGACGCCGTGACGCTGCGGATCATCCCGACAACGGCGGTCAAGATGGTCGAGGTCAAGTCGGGCGGGGTGCATCTCGTCGACGGCGTCACGCCGCGCGATTTCGAGGAGGTCGAGAAGAACCCGGCGTTGACGCTGGTCGCGGTTCCGCCCGGCATCGCGCAATGGCTGACCTTCAACGTCTCCAAGGGCGTCTTCGCCAATCCGCATCTGCGCGCCGCCGTCAACCATGGCATCGACCGCAACGTCTTGATGAAGGGCATCACCCGGGGCTTTGGCGCGGTGACGCCGACCTGGGTGCCGCCTAGCGACTGGTCCTATGATGCGAGCGTGCCGCAGCCGAAGCTCGATCCGGCCAAGGTCCAGGCCCTGCTCAAGGAGGGCGGCCAGCCGAACGGCTTCACCTGCAAGCTCTCGATCATCCAGCGCGATCCCGACACGCAGGTCGCGCAGATCGTCCAGGCCCAGCTCAAGCCGTTCAAGATCAACATGGAGATCGAGATCCTGGAGCGGCAGGCCTGGGTGCCGAAAGTGCTCGGCCTGCAGCACGAACTGGCGATGGGGCGCGTCAATGTCCCGCGCGCCGACCCCGACCATGTCTTCGGCCCGTTCTTCGGGCGCACGGCAGCGCAGAACTGGTCGGGAATCAAGGACGAGGAGGTCTTCCGCCTGGTCGACCAGGGCCGCGAGGAAACCGAGCAGGCCAAGCGCAAGGCGATCTACAAGGAGCTCCAGACCGCGCTGAACAAGAACGACTACTATTCCTGGCTGTTCTTCCGCGAGGCCCGCCATGTCGCCCGCAAGGAACTCCAGAACATCGTGCTCGACTCCGGCGGCGCCTGGCAGCTCGCGGAAGCCTGGATCGCCAAGGCCTGA
- a CDS encoding ribonuclease activity regulator RraA → MFDIPTINRPAKALLDGLASIGTATASSELYKMGIRNPFIAGALPHSRGKAIAGPALTLQFMPKREDLYGDDEYADREKQLHRHALYHVEAGDVVVVDARGDMQSGIFGEMMLTYFAGKGGAGMVIDGVIRDAAKAFALDIGYWMRGASPNFHTQTTLMPHAVNVPIACGGTYVRPGDIIIADDDGAICVPIAYAERLLEAGSHHAEWEDFARLMLSKGGDLRRYYPLAQDAEAEYLAWKAEQQRD, encoded by the coding sequence ATGTTCGACATCCCCACGATCAACCGTCCCGCCAAGGCGCTTCTGGACGGGCTCGCCAGCATCGGCACGGCCACCGCGTCGAGCGAACTCTACAAGATGGGCATTCGAAACCCGTTCATCGCAGGAGCCTTGCCGCACTCGCGCGGCAAGGCCATCGCTGGCCCGGCCCTTACGCTGCAATTCATGCCGAAGCGCGAGGATCTCTATGGCGACGACGAGTACGCTGACCGCGAGAAGCAGCTCCACAGGCACGCGCTTTATCACGTCGAGGCCGGCGACGTCGTCGTTGTCGATGCCCGCGGCGACATGCAGAGCGGAATCTTCGGCGAGATGATGCTGACCTATTTCGCCGGCAAGGGCGGCGCGGGGATGGTCATCGACGGGGTGATCCGCGATGCGGCGAAGGCGTTCGCACTCGACATCGGCTACTGGATGCGTGGCGCTTCGCCGAATTTCCATACCCAGACGACGCTGATGCCGCACGCGGTCAACGTGCCGATAGCCTGCGGCGGCACTTATGTCAGACCGGGCGACATCATCATCGCAGACGATGACGGGGCGATCTGCGTCCCAATCGCCTATGCCGAGAGGCTGCTCGAGGCCGGCAGCCATCATGCCGAATGGGAGGACTTCGCGCGCCTCATGCTGTCGAAGGGCGGGGATCTTCGGCGCTACTATCCGCTCGCGCAGGATGCCGAAGCCGAGTACCTGGCGTGGAAAGCGGAGCAGCAGCGCGATTGA
- a CDS encoding MFS transporter — protein sequence MNTPVHSETSPVPNAGIGLILALGVTQVAGYGALYYAFAVLAPGMTKSLGWAPEWTYGGFALGLLAGGFAAPLAGRLIDRYGTRRMMSIGCVLASLSLFALSKAEGLISYYAAMIALEVVSTLVLYDAAFTALTQAHGANARRAISKLTLIGGFASTLFWPLTTALLAQADWRSIYQMYALGYLLLALPLHALLLPHGASLHAAKPAQSTVATTGDGYLVGSARRRAFVLLAVAFSLQGFVVSAMSVHMLTLLQGFGFSAALAVTFGAMVGPSQVTGRFIEMLFGTNVPPVTTAWVSGALMPLGFALLVFGGGTAALAGLFAIAYGVSMGLSSIVRGTVPLQLFGPAGYGAMLGKLSAPGLAIRAAAPLAFAVMMERAGLSASAAVLVALSGVAALALLILARAATAEG from the coding sequence ATGAACACACCTGTCCACTCGGAAACCAGCCCGGTCCCCAACGCTGGGATCGGGCTCATCCTCGCCCTCGGCGTCACCCAGGTCGCCGGCTATGGCGCGCTGTACTACGCCTTCGCGGTCCTGGCGCCGGGCATGACCAAGAGCCTGGGCTGGGCGCCCGAATGGACCTATGGCGGCTTTGCGCTCGGACTGCTCGCCGGTGGCTTTGCCGCCCCTTTGGCCGGGCGCCTGATCGACAGATACGGCACGCGCCGGATGATGAGCATCGGCTGTGTGCTGGCAAGCCTGTCGCTCTTTGCCCTATCCAAGGCGGAAGGGCTGATCAGCTATTACGCGGCGATGATCGCCCTTGAGGTCGTCTCGACGCTGGTTCTCTATGACGCCGCCTTTACCGCTCTCACACAGGCCCATGGCGCGAACGCCAGGCGGGCGATCAGCAAGCTGACGCTGATCGGAGGCTTCGCCTCGACCTTGTTCTGGCCGCTCACGACCGCATTGCTGGCGCAGGCGGACTGGCGCTCGATCTATCAGATGTATGCCCTAGGATACCTGCTTTTGGCTCTGCCATTGCACGCTTTGCTGTTGCCTCACGGCGCATCGTTGCATGCCGCCAAGCCCGCTCAATCGACCGTAGCGACAACTGGTGACGGCTACCTCGTCGGCTCCGCACGCCGCCGCGCCTTCGTCCTGCTGGCGGTCGCCTTCTCGCTGCAGGGCTTCGTCGTCTCGGCCATGTCCGTGCATATGCTGACGCTGCTGCAGGGCTTCGGCTTCAGCGCGGCGCTGGCAGTCACGTTCGGAGCCATGGTCGGCCCATCGCAAGTGACTGGCCGCTTCATCGAGATGCTGTTCGGCACCAATGTGCCTCCTGTAACCACGGCATGGGTCTCCGGAGCTCTCATGCCGCTCGGGTTCGCACTGCTGGTCTTCGGCGGCGGGACGGCTGCCCTCGCTGGCCTATTTGCCATCGCCTACGGTGTCAGCATGGGACTGAGCTCGATCGTGCGCGGCACAGTCCCGCTCCAGCTCTTCGGCCCCGCGGGCTATGGGGCGATGCTCGGCAAGCTGTCTGCACCGGGGCTCGCCATCCGCGCTGCGGCGCCGCTCGCATTCGCCGTGATGATGGAACGTGCCGGGCTTTCAGCCAGTGCCGCAGTGCTGGTCGCACTCTCCGGTGTCGCCGCCTTGGCTCTGCTCATACTTGCCCGGGCGGCTACAGCAGAGGGCTAG
- a CDS encoding SDR family oxidoreductase, which yields MAEPARLRADLTGRRALVTGATQGIGLAIATALVRSGAAVCLNGPTTGEELDTACRAAGAAFGIAADLSRSSEVERLITEATDRLGGIDILLLNAALQERAPWHGFERAALDRQWELNLAANYRLMQAIVPAMAERGFGRLIAIGSIQQVKEHPEMLAYAASKAALESMVRNIARQVAANGVTCNVLAPGAIATARNSEALADPTYRDAVLARIPANRLGTPEDCAEVALFLASDAARYITGTTLFVDGGMHL from the coding sequence ATGGCTGAGCCGGCACGCCTCCGGGCGGATCTGACGGGACGCCGGGCGCTTGTGACCGGCGCGACGCAGGGCATCGGCCTCGCCATCGCGACCGCGCTGGTGCGCTCCGGCGCCGCCGTCTGCCTCAACGGCCCAACAACAGGCGAAGAGCTCGACACGGCCTGCCGCGCGGCGGGAGCGGCCTTCGGTATCGCCGCCGACCTGAGCCGGTCCAGCGAGGTCGAGCGCCTGATTACCGAGGCGACCGACCGGCTCGGTGGGATCGACATCCTCCTACTCAACGCCGCCCTGCAGGAACGGGCTCCCTGGCACGGCTTCGAGCGGGCCGCGCTCGACCGGCAATGGGAGCTCAACCTCGCCGCCAACTACCGGCTGATGCAGGCGATCGTTCCAGCCATGGCAGAGCGCGGCTTCGGCCGGTTGATCGCGATCGGCTCGATCCAGCAGGTCAAGGAGCATCCTGAGATGCTCGCCTATGCCGCGAGCAAGGCCGCGCTGGAGAGCATGGTCCGCAACATCGCCCGCCAGGTCGCCGCCAACGGCGTCACCTGCAACGTGCTGGCACCGGGCGCCATCGCGACCGCGCGCAATAGCGAGGCCCTGGCCGACCCCACCTATCGCGACGCCGTGCTCGCCCGCATCCCGGCCAACCGCCTGGGCACGCCGGAGGATTGCGCCGAGGTCGCGCTGTTCCTGGCCTCCGACGCCGCCCGCTACATCACCGGCACGACGCTCTTCGTCGATGGCGGCATGCATCTTTAG
- a CDS encoding ABC transporter permease: MTGSMPPAATQRAPRSPSAIILRRILGSWQGRFGTIVLAIIVALGLLAPWLSPYSPVDIDPDAFSMPPSAAHWFGTDEIGRDVLSRVLHGATVSLQVVIFAIGLALIAGSLLGLVSGWLGGRWDALIMRVMDAFLAFPLLVLALSIVAVLGPDLVNVMLAIAITKMPGFARLVRAEVLTLREADYVVAAQASGARPLRIMFKHIWPNVSGNVIVYGSLSASQALITESALSFLGLGVQPPTPSWGYMVATGIQFYQSWWMSFFPGLAIFLTVLALNFLGDAVRDAFDARLGDSHG, translated from the coding sequence GTGACCGGATCGATGCCCCCCGCAGCGACGCAGCGCGCGCCTCGCTCCCCCAGCGCAATCATCCTGCGCCGCATCCTCGGCTCCTGGCAGGGTCGCTTCGGCACGATCGTGCTCGCCATCATCGTCGCGCTCGGGCTGCTGGCGCCCTGGCTCTCGCCCTATTCGCCAGTCGATATCGACCCCGACGCCTTCTCGATGCCGCCGAGCGCGGCGCATTGGTTCGGCACCGACGAGATCGGCCGCGACGTGCTTTCGCGCGTGCTGCACGGCGCCACCGTCTCTCTCCAGGTCGTGATCTTCGCAATCGGGCTCGCGCTGATCGCAGGCTCGCTGCTCGGGCTGGTTTCCGGCTGGCTCGGCGGGCGCTGGGACGCGCTGATCATGCGCGTCATGGACGCCTTTCTCGCCTTCCCGCTGCTGGTGCTGGCGCTCTCGATCGTCGCGGTGCTCGGCCCCGACCTCGTCAACGTCATGCTCGCCATCGCGATCACCAAGATGCCGGGCTTCGCGCGATTGGTACGGGCCGAGGTGCTGACGCTGCGGGAGGCCGACTATGTCGTGGCGGCGCAAGCTTCCGGGGCACGCCCGCTGCGCATTATGTTCAAGCACATCTGGCCGAACGTCTCCGGCAACGTCATCGTCTACGGCTCGCTCTCGGCCTCGCAGGCGCTGATCACCGAAAGCGCCCTCTCCTTCCTCGGCCTCGGCGTGCAGCCGCCGACGCCGAGCTGGGGCTACATGGTCGCGACCGGCATCCAGTTTTACCAGTCCTGGTGGATGAGTTTCTTTCCCGGGCTCGCCATCTTCCTGACCGTGCTGGCGCTGAATTTCCTGGGTGACGCGGTGCGCGACGCCTTCGATGCGAGGCTCGGCGACAGTCATGGCTGA